One part of the Coffea eugenioides isolate CCC68of chromosome 10, Ceug_1.0, whole genome shotgun sequence genome encodes these proteins:
- the LOC113748922 gene encoding uncharacterized protein LOC113748922, translating to MPRSCDNWERLVTATLRREDLRLTAQRTPSELSLASLSSFSSFDLASSSRRVSSFNFSSLLVGDSLSYNQILQATDYLSENKLIKHGYSGDFFFGVLEGGTPVIVKKIDLSSVTKESLFIEELEILAKVSHHHRFVPPIGHCLENEEEKFLVYKNMAKKDLSTSLSRKIDSGNLRKLPLLDWVTRLKIATEVAEGLRYLHQCVPPLVHSNIQASSILLDDKFEVTLSLYEVFAEENHMRQNGISRAFGQSATGTSNESYASCSYDVYSFGKVLLELVTGKLGLSATDDSTTNGWIANLLSYILPDNSELIINIVDSSLDMARHVLAHVWAVSFIAKACLSPESAKRPQMPQILLALEHIKSSSFTSKCPKTTGDHDSLRAAMEIAEILWGSKLVGRTAHATAYTESLGSGIASRNHKFSQAGGFEKTHPNGGIFAHPSLTIFSYSELRTATRHFGCDIAVTEVEFGRVYQAWLRDKSSSKHGNGSVVAVRNMSSEYMQLFKSRVLSLGRLSHPNIVKFLGYCEDKDLLVVHEFMQSGCLDNHLFRAGSDVQPLSWDTRLNILTGAARGLAFLHATQKQGFYEYFGTSDILLDGAFNAKISGFGTAKIILPIDEVHPNFFRNGRYVDAPPENVFPAAGLMNMETGLMNVESDVYGFGVVLVALLTGLSTNGRNQPSWGEIYPIPYFMNLKRNKLVKIMDPKLEGKYPFKAARKLGSLASMCLQYEPQFRPSMKVVVEVLERVAAAKWKDKSPG from the exons ATGCCTAGGAGTTGTGACAACTGGGAAAGGCTGGTGACAGCCACCCTGAGAAGAGAAGATCTCCGCCTCACTGCTCAGAGGACTCCAAGTGAGCTTTCCTTGGCATCATTATCATCATTTTCCTCCTTCGATCTAGCTTCTTCCTCTCGACGAGTTTCATCGTTCAACTTCTCCAGCTTGTTGGTGGGGGATTCATTGTCATACAATCAAATTCTCCAAGCAACGGATTACTTGAGTGAAAACAAGCTCATCAAGCATGGCTACTCTGGGGATTTCTTTTTTGGAGTTCTAGAAGGAGGGACTCCAGTTATAGTCAAGAAAATTGATCTCTCATCAGTCACCAAAGAATCCCTTTTCATAGAAGAACTGGAAATTCTTGCGAAGGTTTCTCATCATCATAGATTTGTCCCTCCGATTGGTCATTGCTTGGAGAATGAGGAGGAGAAGTTTCTTGTCTACAAGAATATGGCTAAAAAGGATTTGTCAACTTCCTTGTCTAGAAAAATAGATTCAGGTAATCTTAGAAAATTACCATTGCTGGACTGGGTAACGAGGTTGAAGATAGCAACTGAAGTTGCTGAGGGTTTGCGCTATCTACACCAATGTGTCCCTCCCCTTGTTCACAG CAACATTCAAGCAAGTAGCATACTTCTTGATGACAAGTTTGAAGTGACGTTAAGCCTTTATGAGGTCTTTGCTGAAGAAAACCACATGCGTCAGAATGGTATTTCCAG GGCATTTGGACAAAGCGCTACTG GTACATCTAATGAAAGTTATGCATCGTGTTCGTATGATGTTTATAGCTTTGGAAAGGTCCTGCTGGAGCTAGTCACAGGAAAGCTGGGTTTAAGTGCCACAGATGATTCCACCACCAATGGTTGGATAGCAAATTTGCTGTCTTATATTCTCCCTGACAATTCTGAACTCATTATAAACATCGTTGACTCATCTTTAGACATGGCTAGGCATGTCTTGGCCCACGTATGGGCAGTTTCTTTTATTGCTAAGGCATGTCTCAGTCCTGAATCTGCTAAACGACCCCAAATGCCTCAGATACTTTTGGCTTTAGAGCATATCAAATCATCAAGCTTCACCAGTAAATGTCCCAAGACTACGGGTGATCATGACTCACTTAGAGCAGCTATGGAGATTGCAGAGATACTCTGGGGATCTAAACTTGTAG GAAGGACAGCTCATGCAACTGCTTATACAGAAAGTTTAGGAAGTGGCATTGCCTCAAGGAACCATAAATTCTCACAAGCTGGTGGCTTTGAGAAGACACATCCAAATGGAGGGATCTTCGCTCACCCCAGTTTAACTATTTTCTCTTATTCAGAACTTAGAACTGCAACCAGACATTTTGGATGTGACATAGCTGTGACAGAAGTTGAATTTGGGAGAGTATACCAAGCCTGGCTTCGAGACAAATCCTCGTCAAAGCATGGCAATGGATCGGTAGTTGCTGTTAGAAATATGTCTTCCGAATATATGCAGCTATTTAAG TCTCGTGTACTGTCACTTGGAAGGCTTTCTCATCCTAACATAGTCAAGTTCCTTGGATATTGTGAGGACAAAGACCTACTTGTTGTCCATGAATTTATGCAAAGTGGCTGCCTAGACAACCATCTCTTTAGAG CTGGCTCTGATGTTCAGCCACTTTCCTGGGACACAAGACTTAACATTTTAACTGGAGCAGCTCGAGGCCTAGCCTTCTTGCATGCAACACAAAAGCAAGGTTTTTATGAATATTTTGGTACCTCAGACATCCTGCTTGATGGT GCTTTCAATGCAAAGATATCAGGTTTTGGCACAGCAAAGATTATTCTTCCGATCGATGAAGTACATCCAAATTTTTTTAGGAATGGAAGATATGTTGATGCTCCTCCTGAGAATGTCTTTCCAGCTGCAG GGCTAATGAATATGGAAACAGGGCTAATGAATGTGGAAAGCGATGTATATGGTTTTGGTGTGGTATTGGTTGCATTGCTAACAGGTTTATCTACAAATGGAAGGAATCAACCTAGTTGGGGTGAAATCTATCCAATTCCATATTTTATGAATCTCAAAAGAAACAAATTGGTGAAAATTATGGATCCAAAGTTAGAAGGCAAATATCCTTTTAAAGCTGCACGAAAATTAGGTTCTCTTGCTTCCATGTGTCTTCAATATGAACCGCAATTCAGGCCATCAATGAAAGTTGTTGTCGAGGTACTTGAACGTGTTGCAGCTGCTAAGTGGAAAGACAAGAGCCCTGGATAA
- the LOC113749887 gene encoding non-functional pseudokinase ZED1-like, producing the protein MIPLFRKRQKEDETSPFFFENGGALLEELMASFGGRYENPIRTFSLKELLGATKDFTEKVFLGDSGCMFRGSLGEKQIFVKRFCAYEAISPHVFRGPIRDIAVSSQMSHVKNILKLRGCCLELKFPALVYECSATQLLAELLYYPDDEKLLSWKSRMQIAKGIANAIAYLHNAFATPIVYRNLKPSTVILDKDGTPKLFDFSLSVKLPPGKSQVEDVVMGTWGFVDPEHLESGIVTEKTDVYSMGVLLLVLLTGKEAMCKNHGGEKNLDGRKCNARQAFSSFLGPCNDVYSDEGTQ; encoded by the exons ATGATACCTCTCTTCAGAAAACGACAGAAGGAAGATGAAACCTCACCCTTCTTCTTTGAGAATGGAGGTGCCCTGCTAGAGGAGTTAATGGCTTCTTTTGGTGGGAGATATGAAAATCCAATTCGAACCTTTTCGCTGAAAGAACTCCTTGGAGCAACGAAGGACTTCACAGAAAAAGTCTTCCTGGGAGACAGTGGATGCATGTTTCGAGGTTCTCTTGGAGAAAAACAAATCTTTGTCAAGAGATTCTGCGCATATGAAGCCATCAGCCCTCATGTTTTCCGTGGACCTATTCGTGATATAGCCGTTTCTTCGCAGATGAGCCACGTCAAGAATATCCTGAAGCTTAGAGGCTGCTGCCTGGAATTGAAATTTCCTGCTTTGGTGTATGAATGCTCTGCAACTCAGCTGCTTGCTGAACTCCTCTATTACCCAGACGATGAGAAACTGTTATCTTGGAAAAGCAGAATGCAGATAGCAAAGGGCATTGCCAATGCAATTGCTTATCTGCACAATGCATTTGCTACACCTATAGTCTATAGGAACTTAAAGCCGTCTACAGTCATCTTAGACAAGGATGGTACTCCTAAACTATTTGATTTCTCCCTCTCCGTAAAGCTTCCTCCAGGAAAATCACAGGTAGAAGACGTTGTAATGGGCACATGGGGTTTTGTAGATCCTGAACACTTGGAATCAGGCATTGTTACTGAGAAAACTGATGTGTACAGCATGGGTGTGCTCCTACTGGTGCTTTTAACTGGAAAAGAAGCCATGTGCAAGAATCATGGAGGTGAAAAA AATTTGGACGGAAGGAAATGTAATGCAAGACAAGCATTTTCAAGCTTTCTTGGACCTTGCAATGATGTGTACTCAGACGAAGGCACCCAATAG